Below is a genomic region from Vicinamibacterales bacterium.
CCCCTCGGAGCTCCCCACCCTGACGTAGTCGCCAACCCGCAGCGCCTGATCGAAGATGAGCGAGGCACCCGCGATCACATTTTCGAGCGTCTTCTGCGCCGCCAGCGCGATCGCCAGGCCGCCGACGCCGAGGCCGGCGAGCACGGGCGCCGGATTGACGCCGTAGCGGCGCAGCGTGACGATCACGGCGAGAAAGACCACGAGCACGTCGGCGACCCGCCGTCCCACCCGCAGCAGCGAGACCGCCGCGCCCATCGTGGCGCGCGGAATGCGGGCGATCAGCCGCCGCTCGATGCCGCCGTTCACCAGGATCAGCAACCACCCGATCGAGACGATCAGCAGCAACGAGGCGAGGTTGGCGAGATGCTGCCGGACGAGCAGCGACACCGGCAGGTTCTCGAAGGCCCACCGGCTGAGGATCGTGATGATGAGGATGCGCGCCGGCATCGGCAGTACGTCGTGATCGCTGATCGCCGGCATCCGGAACAGCCGCCGCCCAATCGGCGGCACGATGCGGCTCAGGGCGACATTCAGTACGACCGTCGTGAGATAGAGTCCGGTGAGCGCGATCAGGACGACGAGCCACTCGAACACCCGCACGCTGGCGATGCGCCACTTGAAGAGGAAGCGTGGCACGACCATCCGGGCCCGCTGCTGGCGAACGTCGTCGTACACCTGCGGGATCGCGTCGAGCGTCGCCGCCGAGAACAGCCAGAGCGGTGCGGCCTTGGCCCGGGTGACGCGCTCGAGCACGATGTCGAGCGGCCCCTCGGGTCCACTGACGCTGCCGACGACCTCCTCCTCCGGAGCCAGCGGATTGGCGCGCGAGCCAACCGGCGTGTCGTTGAGCAGGGTCAGCCGCGGCGGCAGCCGCGCGTCCA
It encodes:
- a CDS encoding mechanosensitive ion channel family protein translates to MRCVSRRLLAGAILLWTLALPVTAQTLPGAAPAPAPDAAAPVDPLGRTTPRGTVLGFLASARKGDEALARQYLDTRLPDAAAETLAHQLFAVLDARLPPRLTLLNDTPVGSRANPLAPEEEVVGSVSGPEGPLDIVLERVTRAKAAPLWLFSAATLDAIPQVYDDVRQQRARMVVPRFLFKWRIASVRVFEWLVVLIALTGLYLTTVVLNVALSRIVPPIGRRLFRMPAISDHDVLPMPARILIITILSRWAFENLPVSLLVRQHLANLASLLLIVSIGWLLILVNGGIERRLIARIPRATMGAAVSLLRVGRRVADVLVVFLAVIVTLRRYGVNPAPVLAGLGVGGLAIALAAQKTLENVIAGASLIFDQALRVGDYVRVGSSEGAVEHIGLRSTRIRTPDRSVVSIPNGQIANMSLEVLSERDRFWFHPTIGLRYETTPEQLRAVLEGVRRLLAVEAFVDGTSIRVRFLRMGAFSLDVEVFAYLYARDWAHFLELQEGLLFRVMDVVSTAGTAVAFPSQTMYVVGNPNAESA